The Oxalobacteraceae bacterium OTU3CINTB1 genome includes a window with the following:
- the tssJ gene encoding type VI secretion system lipoprotein TssJ has protein sequence MNGTTTIVIAGLLALQGCAAGSIAGAALQIAGVQKPPELPDAQKPPRNVAIRLHAAPNLNAGKAVQPMALATRIYKLRQTAAFQQMNFNAFLNAQTERELLGNDLLEVKEVMLIPGQRYEVVEKVTREAYFIAVVALFQAPAEGRWRLSFAAAEAEKAGITVGLHACAMSLGAGALATTAVNETGKPLAAVRCQ, from the coding sequence ATGAACGGAACAACTACGATCGTGATAGCGGGACTGCTTGCGCTACAAGGCTGCGCGGCCGGCTCCATCGCCGGCGCGGCGCTGCAAATCGCCGGCGTCCAAAAGCCGCCGGAGCTGCCCGACGCGCAAAAGCCGCCGCGCAATGTGGCGATCCGGCTGCACGCGGCGCCGAACCTCAACGCCGGCAAGGCGGTGCAGCCGATGGCGCTGGCGACGCGGATTTACAAGCTGCGCCAGACCGCAGCCTTCCAGCAAATGAACTTCAACGCGTTCCTCAACGCGCAAACCGAACGCGAACTACTCGGCAACGATCTGCTGGAGGTCAAAGAAGTGATGCTAATTCCCGGCCAGCGTTATGAGGTCGTCGAAAAGGTCACGCGGGAAGCGTATTTCATCGCCGTCGTCGCCCTGTTCCAGGCGCCGGCCGAGGGGCGCTGGCGCCTCTCGTTCGCCGCAGCCGAAGCCGAGAAGGCCGGCATCACCGTTGGTTTGCACGCGTGCGCGATGAGCCTCGGCGCGGGCGCGCTTGCAACGACGGCCGTCAATGAAACCGGCAAGCCTCTGGCGGCAGTGCGCTGCCAATAA
- the tssB gene encoding type VI secretion system contractile sheath small subunit codes for MANGDSVQKRLAKVRPPRVQMTYDVEIGDAMENKELPFVVGVVGDFGGNSEVEKKRLKDRKFVGIDSDNFDEVLSGVEPVARFKVPNQLAGDDTSFNVELHFKAMSDFRPEAVVRQVEPLSRLLEARGKLADLRNKLAGNDKLEDILSEVLSSTDKLAKLKSAKPAKGD; via the coding sequence ATGGCAAATGGTGACAGTGTCCAAAAGCGACTGGCCAAAGTGCGGCCACCACGTGTGCAGATGACGTATGACGTGGAGATCGGCGATGCGATGGAAAACAAGGAGCTACCGTTCGTGGTCGGCGTGGTCGGCGATTTCGGCGGCAACTCGGAAGTGGAGAAGAAGCGCCTGAAGGACCGCAAGTTCGTGGGCATCGACAGTGACAACTTCGACGAAGTTCTGAGCGGCGTCGAGCCGGTCGCGCGCTTCAAGGTACCGAACCAGCTGGCCGGCGACGACACCAGCTTCAATGTGGAACTGCACTTCAAGGCGATGTCGGACTTCCGGCCGGAAGCCGTGGTGCGCCAAGTCGAACCGCTTAGCCGCCTGCTTGAAGCGCGCGGCAAGCTGGCGGACCTGCGCAACAAACTGGCCGGCAACGACAAGCTGGAGGACATCCTGAGCGAGGTCCTGAGCAGCACCGACAAGTTGGCCAAGCTAAAATCGGCCAAGCCGGCGAAGGGAGACTGA
- the tssC gene encoding type VI secretion system contractile sheath large subunit: MSAQINPLQEAAVTTEDVNLLDQIVEQSKVAKSTVEHARAKDIISELVSQVLDGTVVMSNNLSATIDARVAEIDRLISSQLSAIMHAPAFQKLEQSWTGLHYLVQNSNTGQGLKIRMLNATKRELVKDFQSALEFDQSSMFKKVYEEEFGTFGGAPYAALLGDFEISRQPEDMYFVEQMSHVAAASHAPFIASAAPELFGLESYGDLGKPRDLSKVFDTVEYAKWKAFRESEDSRYVGLALPRFLGRLPFNPVDGTTVEGFNFVEEVDGTDHQKYLWCNAAYAFGAKLTKAFDDFGWCAAIRGVEGGGLVDDLPTHTFKTDDGEVALKCPTEVAITDRREKELSDLGFISLVHCKNTSYAAFFGAQSAQKAKKYSSEAANANAVLSSQLQYIFAVSRIAHYMKAMMRDKVGSFASASNVEDFLNRWLMRYVLLDDNASQEQKAQFPLREASVQVHEVAGRPGVYRAVSFLRPHFQLDELSVSLRLVAELPQSTNS; encoded by the coding sequence ATGTCGGCACAAATCAACCCACTGCAGGAAGCCGCCGTCACGACCGAAGACGTCAACCTGCTGGACCAGATCGTCGAGCAGAGCAAGGTCGCCAAGTCGACGGTGGAACACGCGCGCGCCAAGGACATCATCTCGGAACTGGTCAGCCAGGTCCTGGACGGAACGGTGGTCATGTCGAACAACCTGTCGGCGACGATCGATGCGCGCGTCGCGGAAATCGACCGGCTGATCTCCAGCCAGTTGAGCGCCATCATGCACGCGCCGGCGTTCCAGAAGCTTGAACAAAGCTGGACCGGCCTGCATTACCTGGTCCAGAATTCCAATACCGGCCAGGGCCTGAAAATCCGCATGCTCAACGCCACCAAACGGGAATTGGTCAAGGATTTCCAGTCCGCGCTGGAATTCGACCAGAGCTCGATGTTCAAGAAGGTCTACGAAGAGGAATTCGGCACCTTCGGCGGCGCGCCCTACGCGGCGCTGCTGGGCGACTTCGAAATCTCGCGCCAGCCCGAAGACATGTACTTCGTCGAGCAGATGTCGCACGTGGCGGCGGCGTCGCACGCGCCGTTCATCGCCTCCGCCGCACCCGAGTTGTTCGGGTTGGAGAGCTACGGCGATCTGGGAAAACCGCGCGACCTGTCCAAGGTGTTCGATACCGTGGAATACGCCAAGTGGAAGGCCTTCCGCGAATCGGAGGACTCACGCTACGTCGGCCTGGCGTTGCCGCGCTTCCTGGGACGCCTGCCCTTCAATCCGGTCGACGGCACCACGGTCGAGGGCTTCAACTTCGTCGAGGAAGTGGATGGCACCGATCACCAGAAGTACCTCTGGTGTAACGCCGCCTATGCCTTCGGGGCCAAGCTGACCAAGGCTTTCGACGATTTCGGCTGGTGCGCCGCGATACGCGGCGTCGAGGGGGGCGGCTTGGTCGACGACCTGCCCACGCATACCTTCAAAACCGACGATGGCGAGGTGGCGCTCAAGTGTCCGACCGAGGTGGCCATCACCGACCGGCGCGAGAAGGAATTGAGCGACCTCGGATTCATCTCGCTGGTGCATTGCAAGAACACCTCCTACGCCGCCTTCTTTGGCGCCCAGTCGGCGCAGAAAGCGAAGAAATACAGCTCGGAGGCGGCCAACGCCAACGCCGTGTTGTCGTCGCAGCTGCAGTACATCTTCGCCGTGTCGCGCATCGCCCATTACATGAAAGCCATGATGCGCGACAAAGTCGGCAGCTTCGCCTCCGCGTCGAACGTCGAGGATTTCCTCAACCGCTGGCTGATGCGCTACGTGCTGTTGGACGACAACGCCAGCCAGGAACAAAAGGCGCAGTTCCCGTTGCGCGAGGCGTCGGTCCAGGTGCACGAGGTGGCGGGGCGTCCCGGCGTGTACCGCGCCGTGTCCTTCCTGCGCCCGCATTTCCAGCTCGACGAGCTGTCCGTTTCCCTCCGACTGGTCGCGGAGCTTCCGCAGTCGACCAATAGCTAA
- a CDS encoding type VI secretion system tube protein Hcp has product MAIDVYLQIEGIKGESTDDRHKDWIECKSVTFGVDQPKSATASTGGGHTAERCEHRDIVFSKLADLSSPILLQTCSAGRTIPKARMEFMRADAQGERVKYFEIEIENVLIGAVSPAVHEGDILTEEVALKFSKIKWRYTQQKITGGAGGNTSGGWDLASNRIV; this is encoded by the coding sequence ATGGCAATCGACGTCTATCTTCAAATTGAAGGCATCAAAGGCGAGTCGACCGACGACCGTCACAAGGATTGGATCGAATGTAAATCGGTGACTTTCGGCGTCGACCAGCCGAAATCGGCCACCGCGTCCACCGGTGGTGGCCACACGGCCGAGCGCTGCGAACACCGCGATATCGTTTTTTCCAAACTGGCCGACCTGTCCTCGCCGATCCTGCTGCAGACCTGTTCCGCCGGCCGCACCATTCCGAAGGCCCGGATGGAATTCATGCGGGCGGACGCCCAGGGCGAACGCGTTAAGTACTTCGAGATCGAAATCGAAAATGTGCTGATCGGCGCCGTCTCGCCGGCGGTGCACGAGGGCGACATCCTGACCGAGGAAGTGGCACTGAAATTCTCCAAGATCAAGTGGCGTTATACGCAGCAAAAAATCACCGGCGGCGCCGGCGGCAACACTTCCGGCGGCTGGGATTTGGCCAGCAACCGCATCGTCTGA
- the tssE gene encoding type VI secretion system baseplate subunit TssE, giving the protein MNGFTPGLLDRLLGEQGANSPPGHDLTLEQLKDSVARDLEDLLNTRCALSDELLEAYPECAGSIVNYGLIDFAGMCLSSSEDRARICAALKTAIERHEPRLRNVQAWLERENGSINRVSFAISATLAGLPLTESVNFDAVLQPSSLHYSINRSARGAWT; this is encoded by the coding sequence ATGAATGGTTTTACACCAGGCCTGCTTGACCGTCTGCTGGGCGAGCAAGGCGCCAACTCGCCCCCGGGCCATGACCTGACGCTGGAACAACTGAAGGACTCCGTCGCGCGCGACCTGGAAGACTTGCTCAACACGCGTTGCGCGCTGTCCGACGAGTTATTGGAAGCATACCCGGAGTGTGCCGGCTCCATCGTCAACTACGGGTTGATCGACTTCGCCGGCATGTGCCTTAGCAGTAGCGAGGATCGCGCCCGCATTTGCGCCGCGCTGAAGACGGCGATCGAACGTCACGAACCGCGCCTGCGCAATGTGCAGGCATGGCTGGAGCGCGAAAACGGCTCCATCAACCGCGTCAGCTTCGCCATCAGCGCTACGCTGGCAGGGCTGCCGTTGACAGAGTCGGTCAACTTCGACGCGGTGCTTCAACCCTCATCCCTGCATTACTCGATCAACCGCAGCGCCCGCGGAGCCTGGACATGA